Part of the Elusimicrobiota bacterium genome is shown below.
GAAGTACAGGAAGCCTTTTTCTTTCTTGATCCCCACCTTTGCGACCTTCTGGGGTTTGCCGCCTTTTTTTCCACCGCGAGCCATCTTCGCGCGGGAAACGTCCCCTTGCTTGTCGATGAAGTAAAGGAACCCCTCTTCGCGCTTAACGCCGGCTTTCGCCACTTTTTGTGCCATGTGTTTCACCTCCTTCGTCGAGAAATAATCGCTGCGTGACAAAACATTAGCAAATCCTCCGCGAATTGCAAGACGGTTTCCGTCGGAAACGGCGGAGTCGCCCGACGGGGCCGCGGGACGCCTCAGGCGGGACCGGGCTTGCCCTCGAACAGGCCCCGCTGGGGTTCCGGGGGCTGGGTGATGAGGCTTTCGCGCAACCACGCGTCGATCACGTCCTTGGAAAATCGGTATTGCCGTCCGATCCGGGCCGCCGGAATTTTCCGCGCGCGGATGAGACCGTAAATTTTGGATTTGCCAATTCCCAGGTAGCTGGCCAGTTCCCGGATGTCCATCACTTCCCGGGTGGTGCGCGGTTCCGTCGGCATCGGGGTTTTTATATAAAAAGCTCCGACGGAAGTCAAAGCTTTTCGTGGGCAGGCGGCTCGGCGAGGTAGTCCCGGAGGGCGTCGGGCCAGGGGCGCATCGGCGGAAACCCCAGAGCGGCGGCGCGCTCGCTGGCCAGGGCCGATTGGACGGGACGGGAAAATTTGGCGGGCCATTGGTCGGACCGGAGCGGGAGAACGTCGGCGCGCACCGCCGCGGCCCGAAGGATTTCGACGGCGAATTCAAACCAGGTGCAGGACCCTCCGTTGGAGACGTGGTAAACGCCGCCGGGAACCGCCCGCGTTACCAACGCCCAAGCGCGCTCGGCCAAATCGCGGGTGTAGGTGGGGGACATGCGCACGTCGTTGACGACCGTGAGCGGAGCGCCGGAACGCGCCCGGGCCAAAATAGACTCCACAAAATTTCCGCCCAGGCCCCGGGACCCGGCCCGGCCGAAGAGACTCGAGGACCGCACCACCCAAAAATCGGGGGACGCCGACAGAACGCCTTGTTCCCCTTCCCGTTTGGATTGGCCGTATTGGCTTAACGGCCGGGGGACGTCGCTTTCCACGTAGGGCGCGGTTTTCGTTCCGTCGAAAACGTAGTCGGTGCTGAAATGGAGGAGGCGGGCGCCGCGGGCCCCCGCCAAGGCGGCCAGAACCCGGGGGCCTTCGGCGTTGGCCCGAAAGGCCACGGCGGGATCGATTTCGCATTGATCGGTGAGATTGAAGGCGGCCGCGTTCAAGACGACGTCGGGCGCGTGGCGTTCCAGGAGGGGCCCCACGTCGCCGGCGTCGGCGATGTCGGCCTCGGCGCGGCCCGGGCACACCAGGTCGACGCCGGCGGGCCGGGTTTTTCGGAGGTCCGTCCCCAGCTGGCCCGCGCCGCCGAAGAGGAGAACTTTCACGCGCGGGTCAGCGTCCGGCGGGAACGGACGGCTTGAGCCACCCGCGGGTCGCCAGCGTTTCGGCGATTTGCACGGCGTTCAACGCCGCGCCTTTGCGCAAATTATCGCCCACCACCCAGAAGGCCAGGGCGTGGTCGCTGAACAGGTCGCGCCGGATGCGGCCGACCAGGGAATCGTCCTTGCCTTCGGCCAGGAGCGGCATGGGGCAGTTGACGCCCTCCAAGGGGGACGCTTCGTCCACCACGCGGACGCCGGGGGCCGCCGCGAACACCGCGCGGGCCGCTTCGGGCGTGATGGGTTTTTTGGTTTCGATCCACACCGACTCCCCGTGGCCCACGTAGGTCGGGACGCGCACGGTGGTGACGGCGACGCGGATGGAATCGTCGCCCAGGATCTTGTGCGTTTCCTTGACGACCTTCCATTCCTCGTTGGAGTAGCCTTCTTCCTCGATGGCCCAGTTGTTGGCCAGGACGTTGAAGGCGATGGGGTTGGGAAACCCGTTCAAATCCGACACGGTTTCGCCCTTCAAGGCCGCTTCGGTCTGCTTCCGCAGTCCCTCGACGCCCTTGGCGCCGGCGCCGGAGACGGCCTGGTACGTCGAAATCACGGCGCGGGTCACCCCGAACGCCTTGTGCAGGGGCCCCAGGCCCATCAGGATAATGGCCGTCGTGCAGTTGGGATTGGCGATGATGCCCTTGTGGTTTCGAAGGGCGTCGGCGTTGAGCTCCGGGATCACCAGAGGCACGTCGTCTTTCATGCGGAAATCCGACCCGTTGTCGATCACGACGGCGCCGCGTTTGACCGCTTCGGCGCCGAAGGTCAGGGCCGCGCCCTTCTCTCCCTCGGTGCCGGCAAAGAGGGCAATGTCGATCCCGTCAAAAGCCTCGGGGGTCGTTTCCCGCACGGCGTAGGAACGGCCGTCGATGTCCAGAGTTCGGGCGCTGCGGGCCAGCACGCGGAGTTCCTCCAGGGGAAATTTCCGCTGGTTTAAAATTCGAATCATTTGAACGCCGACGGCGCCGGCGCCCACCACCGCCACACGATATTTTTTCACGATCGATCACCTCGCGCAAACAAAAAAGGCGCGCCCCGCGGGGCCGCCTTTTGGGATTATAACAAATTTCTCCCCGACGTCACGCTTGCAGGTCGACGGAACCCCGCCCCAAAAGATTTTCGAGCTCGTGGACGAACCCGTCGGTGGGGGCCACCTTGTGCTCGGTCGCCAGGCGGTAGGTGCCGTGGGTGGGCGTCGAAAGTTCGAAGCACAGGCGGCAGGCGCCGGGATGGGCCGCGGCGGCCCGCTGGATTTTGGCCACGCGGTCCTCGGCCAGGCCGGCGGTGGAAAGACGGACGACCACGCGCTTGACGAAGCGCGCCCGGGCGTCCCGGAGCGGCACCGCCTCCTCCACCAGAATGTTTTTTTCGTCCATGCGGGTTTCCACCCGGCCTTTGACCACGATCATCTCGTGGGCCACCAGCGCCCGGGCCAGGTCCGCCGTGTAGGTTTTGGGGAAGACCACGCATTCCACCTCGCCCTCCAGGTCCTCGAGCTTGAACCGGCTCATGGCGTGGCCGGACTTGGTGACGGTCTTTTTGGTGTTGACGATCATGCCCGCCACCCGGACGATGCCGCTTTCGGGCAACTTTCCCAGGGTGTGGGTGGTGTAGCTGGCGAGCTCCCGCCGGTAGCGCGCCAGGGGATGGCCCGACAGGTAAAAACCGAGGACTTCCTTTTCGTTGGCCAACAGTTCGTGCTCCGACCATTCCGCCGGGGCCGTTCCGTTTTGGGCCCGGGGCGGCCCCTTGGACACGCCCACCAAATCAAACAGGGCGCCCTGGCCCACGGACGTCTCCTCCCGGGCGCTCGTGGCGCGGCCGAGGGTGTCGCCCACGTCGCCGTGGATTTGGGACCGCCAGCGGCACAATTCCAGCAGGCGAACTTCGTCGGACTCCTCCCCCAGGACCGGGCGGAACCCGTCAAAGGCGCCGGCCTTGACCAGGGATTCCAGGACTTTGCGGTTGACCTGGCGGGTGTCCACGCGGCCGCAGAGATCGTCCAGGGAAACGAAAGGCCCTTTGGTCCGCCGGGCCTCGAGCAGGGACGCCACCGCGCCGTCCCCCACGTTCTTCACCGCCAGCAATCCGAAGCGGATCGCCGGATTCTCTTTTTCCGTGGGCGGCGTTTCGATGGAAAACACGTCGACGGATTTCTGAACGTCCGGCTGGAGGATTTCG
Proteins encoded:
- the rfbD gene encoding dTDP-4-dehydrorhamnose reductase, with translation MKVLLFGGAGQLGTDLRKTRPAGVDLVCPGRAEADIADAGDVGPLLERHAPDVVLNAAAFNLTDQCEIDPAVAFRANAEGPRVLAALAGARGARLLHFSTDYVFDGTKTAPYVESDVPRPLSQYGQSKREGEQGVLSASPDFWVVRSSSLFGRAGSRGLGGNFVESILARARSGAPLTVVNDVRMSPTYTRDLAERAWALVTRAVPGGVYHVSNGGSCTWFEFAVEILRAAAVRADVLPLRSDQWPAKFSRPVQSALASERAAALGFPPMRPWPDALRDYLAEPPAHEKL
- a CDS encoding aspartate-semialdehyde dehydrogenase codes for the protein MKKYRVAVVGAGAVGVQMIRILNQRKFPLEELRVLARSARTLDIDGRSYAVRETTPEAFDGIDIALFAGTEGEKGAALTFGAEAVKRGAVVIDNGSDFRMKDDVPLVIPELNADALRNHKGIIANPNCTTAIILMGLGPLHKAFGVTRAVISTYQAVSGAGAKGVEGLRKQTEAALKGETVSDLNGFPNPIAFNVLANNWAIEEEGYSNEEWKVVKETHKILGDDSIRVAVTTVRVPTYVGHGESVWIETKKPITPEAARAVFAAAPGVRVVDEASPLEGVNCPMPLLAEGKDDSLVGRIRRDLFSDHALAFWVVGDNLRKGAALNAVQIAETLATRGWLKPSVPAGR
- a CDS encoding helix-turn-helix domain-containing protein; the encoded protein is MPTEPRTTREVMDIRELASYLGIGKSKIYGLIRARKIPAARIGRQYRFSKDVIDAWLRESLITQPPEPQRGLFEGKPGPA